Proteins found in one Aspergillus chevalieri M1 DNA, chromosome 2, nearly complete sequence genomic segment:
- a CDS encoding putative C6 finger domain protein (COG:S;~EggNog:ENOG410PNEC;~InterPro:IPR036864,IPR007219,IPR001138;~PFAM:PF00172,PF04082;~go_function: GO:0000981 - DNA-binding transcription factor activity, RNA polymerase II-specific [Evidence IEA];~go_function: GO:0003677 - DNA binding [Evidence IEA];~go_function: GO:0008270 - zinc ion binding [Evidence IEA];~go_process: GO:0006351 - transcription, DNA-templated [Evidence IEA];~go_process: GO:0006355 - regulation of transcription, DNA-templated [Evidence IEA]): protein MSKRPYEESSRPAQHTDYTYQHHDGLPLPIHDLLAPQEDSSSGPSKRPRNFIASVACENCRLKKTRCDESRPRCGLCKSLGLDCVYNERKTSKRDQSLSLIMSTLHRLETKLEHLPSTVCNDLQPVLRGQVQALRGTKETKSAAHGRSKSNSSNGNKQAFSQCLTPDMGPPDDFEFDEHPTTDSNGHVSISFSQHGVILWPGAREILPERLLEAHEQLGKNYVIDLEMKRPSLPMYICPFPPQAADNWLETLPLSTVKGLADAFFATFNPFTPIMDKNFFFAFTLGTAIESSFGYTMESCLLLNVLALGCLAVQTHQEGNYPLPGTRSGGFEPPDWMGVIDEEPPGLRFFNEARRRIGFLMCDNDIQSCQFYLLSSVYYSQILRPMDAWAMIHRAATCCLSMLTNHDVSFDEWEGDMKSRVYWNCLMNETILVQELHLPPSGLARLEEFVPIPKFIPFQTAGFVSASLFSPTGEIDDAFFQYHFLAQVAHRIILTRIRHSLYFYSDSGTFPLPAVNAELLHQLEQWRINLPPALQFSNEALSTPAPAPTSPAQPATSTSIDPLTDPPPSPAIAVTDAMLRGRYKIAKFHIGRPYLYKALRIPASLTEHDLEQVRTGLQNAMDWPVMGGVFREMKSCIPIKFAFCSQFFGQILLFYCISHSSSQSLRDTLPDGWERWNSEMWRFLEDCAQFSPAVAQDLELLRLL, encoded by the exons ATGAGCAAGCGTCCCTACGAGGAGAGCTCGCGCCCAGCGCAGCACACCGATTACACTTATCAGCACCACGATGGCTTGCCGCTGCCCATCCACGACCTTCTCGCGCCCCAGGAGGACAGTTCGTCAGGACCGTCCAAGAGGCCTAGGAACTTTATCGCCTCTGTA GCATGCGAGAATTGCCGCCTCAAAAAAACGAGATGCGACGAATCGCGTCCGAGATGCGGATTATGCAAATCTTTGGGCTTGGATTGCGTCTACAATGAGCGCAAGACTTCCAA ACGGGATCAATCCCTCAGCTTGATAATGAGCACTTTGCATCGACTTGAGACGAAGCTCGAGCATCTTCCGTCAACTGTCTGTAATGACTTGCAGCCGGTGCTTCGGGGTCAGGTTCAGGCCCTCCGAGGAACCAAAGAGACCAAGTCAGCAGCTCATGGCCGCAGCAAGAGTAACAGTAGCAACGGCAACAAGCAAGCCTTCTCCCAGTGTCTCACGCCGGACATGGGTCCACCAGATGACTTTGAGTTCGACGAGCATCCGACAACGGACTCGAATGGGCACGTGTCTATTTCCTTCAGTCAACATGGTGTGATTCTCTGGCCCGGGGCTCGAGAGATCTTGCCCGAAAGACTTCTCGAAGCTCATGAACAGCTGGGGAAGAATTACGTGATTGATCTCGAAATGAAACGACCGTCATTACCCATGTACATCTGTCCATTTCCTCCGCAGGCTGCCGATAACTGGCTGGAGACACTTCCGTTGTCAACGGTCAAGGGTCTTGCAGATGCGTTCTTCGCCACGTTTAACCCGTTTACCCCAATAATGGACAAGAATTTCTTTTTTGCGTTCACCCTTGGTACAGCCATCGAAAGCAGCTTTGGCTATACAATGGAGAGCTGCCTGCTTCTCAACGTTCTGGCTTTGGGGTGCCTGGCCGTTCAGACTCATCAAGAGGGAAATTATCCTTTGCCAGGTACACGAAGTGGTGGATTCGAACCACCAGATTGGATGGGTGTAATTGATGAAGAGCCACCTGGTCTACGGTTCTTTAATGAAGCACGTCGACGGATTGGCTTTTTGATGTGTGACAACGACATCCAGAGTTGTCAATTTTACCTGTTATCTTC AGTGTACTACAGCCAAATCCTCCGTCCAATGGATGCGTGGGCCATGATCCATCGTGCCGCGACATGCTGTCTCTCCATGCTCACCAA CCACGACGTCAGCTTTGACGAATGGGAAGGTGACATGAAATCCCGCGTCTACTGGAACTGTCTCATGAACGAGACCATCCTCGTCCAAGAGCTACACCTCCCTCCAAGCGGTCTTGCACGACTTGAAGAGTTCGTGCCAATCCCGAAATTCATACCGTTCCAAACGGCGGGATTTGTATCGGCAAGTTTGTTCAGTCCGACGGGGGAGATTGACGATGCATTCTTCCAATACCATTTCCTCGCCCAGGTTGCGCATCGCATTATCCTGACTCGCATCCGGCACTCGTTATACTTTTACT CCGACTCAGGAACCTTCCCCCTCCCCGCCGTTAATGCGGAACTCCTCCACCAACTCGAACAATGGCGCATCAACCTCCCTCCAGCCCTCCAATTCTCCAATGAGGCCCTCTCCACCCCTGCCCCAGCACCAACATCTCCAGCACAGCcagcaacatcaacatcgatAGACCCTCTCACGGACCCACCGCCCTCCCCCGCAATAGCCGTGACAGATGCTATGCTCCGCGGGCGCTACAAAATCGCCAAATTTCACATCGGCAGGCCATACCTGTACAAAGCCCTCCGTATCCCTGCGTCCTTGACAGAACACGACCTCGAGCAGGTGCGCACGGGGCTGCAGAATGCGATGGATTGGCCTGTCATGGGTGGGGTTTTCAGGGAGATGAAGAGTTGTATTCCGATTAAGTTTGCTTTTTGCTCGCA ATTCTTCGGCCAAATCCTGCTATTCTATTGTATCTCGCACTCCTCATCACAAAGTCTACGGGACACATTACCCGACGGCTGGGAACGATGGAACAGCGAGATGTGGCGATTCCTCGAGGACTGCGCGCAGTTTAGCCCGGCTGTTGCGCAGGATTTGGAGTTGTTAAGGCTTCTGTAG
- a CDS encoding putative serine/threonine protein kinase (COG:T;~EggNog:ENOG410PHIU;~InterPro:IPR000719,IPR011009,IPR008271;~PFAM:PF07714,PF00069;~go_function: GO:0004672 - protein kinase activity [Evidence IEA];~go_function: GO:0005524 - ATP binding [Evidence IEA];~go_process: GO:0006468 - protein phosphorylation [Evidence IEA]), which translates to MASMKNKFVAGQVLDGRFRTVAPLNHGSFGMVIVANDNQTGQEVAIKCIAKASSTDTMGPLSVDDRFEELECHRRLPHHPNLVNLIHSFETDTHVYLVLEYCANGDLYEAIRLNRGPLETEHVRDFMLQLVSAVEFLHANGMYHRDIKPENIFLTQDGSMKLGDLGLATRNSWCHEACVGSDRYMAPEQYDPGTTGYSPAQADLWAVGICLLNVLFARNPFAMPAELDVLYADYVRDRQSLFDIFPNMSQDTFEILGHSLALDPEKRSLSAIREGILRTLSFTTDDEPLDEFCTDDREVVPASANREPLRTPSIQSPHVNQGDSFPWAKALQASPPQPVRQLSAIPDNDSYTEDLFPASETAGTSWYSLHQGTPSVESVLDSTLGESYKSTTLHKPNTTQHYPPPSDPVPITGSLPSHANKRLPTLSMVFGRNKNDQISKSWCDLWDEEEEEESENEDWMVFQQQQEHNPRSWSHESRDVDSGVDIQTDLQESASSETIHSSQDDNKGAAAPLGDCTKFGVVTVEPVNIRRESTPLKETATSPPKKSLLDKWAALGDKRRGAKAREESFGQKKSTSNCTSWRRDWGLGSSGFDYKSWTRKANTTCHERRRPFLQKDWRRDAPDTSKPRPPSGYDGSVDEDLDLVGGWHELHL; encoded by the coding sequence ATGGCATCTATGAAGAACAAATTCGTCGCTGGGCAGGTCCTGGATGGTCGCTTCCGAACCGTGGCACCATTGAACCATGGCTCCTTTGGCATGGTAATTGTTGCAAACGACAACCAAACCGGCCAGGAAGTTGCCATCAAGTGCATTGCCAAAGCATCCTCCACAGATACCATGGGGCCTTTGTCTGTCGATGATCGCTTCGAAGAGTTGGAGTGCCATCGACGTCTCCCGCATCACCCCAACCTGGTTAACCTCATTCACTCCTTCGAGACTGACACCCATGTTTACTTGGTCTTGGAGTACTGCGCCAACGGTGATCTGTACGAGGCTATCCGGCTCAACCGGGGTCCCTTAGAGACCGAGCATGTGCGTGACTTCATGCTGCAATTGGTTAGTGCCGTCGAGTTCCTCCATGCCAACGGCATGTACCATCGCGATATCAAGCCAGAGAACATTTTCTTGACGCAGGACGGTTCAATGAAACTTGGTGATCTGGGCTTGGCTACTCGCAACTCTTGGTGCCATGAGGCATGTGTGGGCAGTGACCGTTACATGGCCCCCGAACAATACGACCCAGGGACCACCGGGTACTCTCCCGCTCAAGCCGACCTTTGGGCAGTGGGTATTTGCTTGCTCAATGTTCTGTTTGCACGCAACCCCTTCGCCATGCCCGCTGAGCTCGATGTCTTGTACGCCGACTATGTTCGGGACCGACAGTCGCTTTTCGACATCTTCCCCAACATGTCTCAAGACACTTTTGAGATCCTGGGACATTCTTTAGCGCTCGACCCTGAAAAGCGTTCGCTGTCTGCTATCCGTGAAGGCATCTTGCGCACTCTCTCGTTTACCACAGACGATGAGCCCCTTGACGAATTCTGCACCGACGACCGCGAGGTGGTGCCCGCCAGCGCCAACCGCGAGCCGCTACGCACGCCCTCTATTCAGAGCCCACACGTCAACCAGGGAGATTCCTTCCCTTGGGCCAAAGCGTTGCAGGCGAGCCCCCCTCAACCCGTCAGACAGCTGTCTGCCATTCCCGACAACGACAGCTATACCGAAGATCTCTTCCCTGCTTCCGAGACGGCTGGCACCTCTTGGTATTCGCTTCATCAGGGAACCCCCTCCGTGGAGTCCGTACTGGATTCCACCTTGGGAGAATCGTACAAGTCGACTACTCTCCACAAACCGAACACCACTCAACACTACCCACCGCCTTCCGACCCGGTCCCGATCACTGGCTCATTGCCCAGCCATGCCAACAAGCGACTTCCAACACTCTCCATGGTGTTTGGGCGCAACAAGAATGACCAAATCTCGAAGAGCTGGTGCGATCTGtgggatgaggaagaagaagaggaatcagAGAACGAGGATTGGATGGTtttccagcaacaacaggagCACAACCCACGAAGCTGGAGCCATGAGAGCCGTGACGTGGACAGTGGCGTGGACATCCAAACCGATTTGCAAGAATCCGCTTCCTCTGAGACTATTCATTCTTCCCAAGACGACAACAAGGGCGCCGCCGCCCCCTTGGGAGACTGCACCAAATTTGGTGTGGTGACTGTGGAGCCGGTCAACATTCGCCGCGAGTCTACCCCTTTGAAGGAGACCGCAACGTCTCCCCCCAAGAAGTCGCTTCTCGACAAATGGGCAGCCCTAGGCGACAAACGTCGGGGCGCCAAGGCTCGGGAGGAATCGTTCGGTCAGAAGAAATCGACGAGCAACTGCACCAGTTGGAGAAGAGATTGGGGTCTCGGCTCCTCAGGGTTTGACTACAAATCGTGGACACGGAAAGCAAACACCACCTGCCACGAACGTCGCCGCCCATTCTTGCAAAAGGACTGGCGCCGTGATGCTCCAGACACCTCCAAGCCGCGGCCGCCCAGCGGATACGACGGCAGTGTCGATGAAGATCTCGACCTGGTAGGTGGCTGGCACGAGCTCCACCTATAA
- a CDS encoding Spo12 family protein (COG:S;~EggNog:ENOG410PSVG;~InterPro:IPR007727;~PFAM:PF05032), whose product MDAQQPLADRTNTHTTVSHEKIDDLKSAPANLNSLEYHRQVLQGKIEGDKGQGSYVSPSDDIMSPCSKKLSDLKGKRFKNVGKPQSLFAKLGKKNFESSQQQQAGDTGEGQ is encoded by the exons atggaCGCCCAACAACCTCTCGCAGACCGCACCAACACCCACACAACAGTGAGCCACGAGAAGATCGATGATCTGAAGAGCGCGCCCGCCAACCTCAACTCGCTGGAATATCACCGTCAGGTCTTGCAGGGGAAGATTGAGGGTGACAA GGGCCAAGGAAGCTACGTCTCGCCTTCGGATGACATTATGAGTCCTTGTTCGAAAAAACTGAGCGATCTTAAGGGGAAGCGATTTAAGAA CGTCGGAAAACCGCAATCCCTTTTTGCAAAACTCGGAAAGAAGAATTTTGAGTCatcgcaacaacaacaggcTGGGGATACCGGGGAGGGACAGTAG
- a CDS encoding vacuolar protein sorting protein DigA (BUSCO:EOG09260HS3;~COG:U;~EggNog:ENOG410PHIT;~InterPro:IPR007810,IPR011990;~PFAM:PF05131;~go_function: GO:0005515 - protein binding [Evidence IEA]): MALDASSGYVAPSNLAETADSLPMFDVQRVQLQFPIAADFVAAQVANNVLILALSTGRILRIDLDTPEDIDDIDLPKKSSEIGLIRRMFLDPSASHLIITTTLGENYYLHTQSRQPKPLTRFKGVSIESIAWNPSIPTASTREILLGTTDGSVYEAYIEPSTEFYRREEKYVTPVYKLPEAPAVTGVWADNVPSKPDQKRVLVATHGKLMHFLGRAGRQGREGGGSIYADFFQREAPVVHEIQKPSNSAPSVLAVSPGGSDAHHADGSSEKEFAWLSSQGVYHGQLPYVQEKAHQPFEESRMLPRTKFPASESARGGRKLIQDPITAMTLTQWHILTLVEGKIVAVNRMNEELVYEQSVLEPGQSALGLLTDSMQNTFWLFTGRDIYEIAVDDEDRDVWKVFLQRQMFNEALKYARGSAQKDTVATASGDYLASKGRYLEAAKEWGKSSKGFEEVCLTLINRGEHDALRKYLLSQLSTYKRSSLMQRIMVTSWLVEVFMSKLNSLDDNVATRAELAEGASAEEIREQLNSVRTEFQDFVSKYKVDMDQKTVYDIISSHGREEELLFFAAAVNDHNYVLSYWIQREKWNDALNVLQRQSDPDVFYKHSSVLMTHTATGLVDILMRQTNLDPEKLIPALLNYNKTVSAPLSQNQAVRYLNFIIVNYPKPSAAVHNTLISIHASSTSSSEAGLLTYLQSQPSTPPPYDADFALRLCIQNQRVQSCIHIYSAMGQYLQAVELALKHDDIDLAAIVADRPEGNNKLRKRLWLLVAEKKIRQPGTSIKDAIEFLRRCELLRIEDLIPFFPDFVVIDDFKDEICTALEDYSRHIDALRQEMDNSAHTARQIRSEIAALDTRYAIVEPGEKCWICSLPVLSRQFFVFPCQHAFHSDCLGKEVLEGAGGKKKYIRDLQAQLAMVSGTKREEIVRELDGIVAEACILCGDHAIKQIDKPFIVESEADEWVL; the protein is encoded by the exons ATGGCGCTGGACGCATCCAGCGGGTATGTTGCTCCCAGCAACCTCGCCGAAACCGCCGATTCGCTCCCCATGTTCGATGTCCAACGTGTGCAGCTCCAGTTCCCAATTGCCGCCGACTTTGTCGCTGCGCAGGTTGCCAACAATGTGTTGATTCTGGCTTTATCGACGGGGAGGATTTTGAGAATCGATTTGGATACGccggaggatattgatg ATATCGATCTCCCCAAAAAGTCGTCGGAAATAGGGCTTATTCGTCGCATGTTCCTTGACCCGTCTGCGTCGCACTTGATTATTACCACTACCCTGGGCGAGAACTATTATCTTCATACGCAATCGAGGCAACCCAAGCCACTTACGCGGTTCAAAGGCGTTTCGATCGAGAGCATCGCTTGGAATCCTTCAATACCGACCGCATCGACAAGGGAGATACTGTTAGGTACTACCGATGGAAGTGTCTACGAGGCCTACATCGAGCCGTCGACCGAGTTCTATCGCCGCGAGGAGAAATACGTCACCCCAGTTTACAAATTACCCGAGGCGCCAGCAGTAACGGGGGTATGGGCGGATAATGTACCGTCGAAGCCTGACCAGAAACGAGTTCTGGTCGCAACGCATGGCAAATTGATGCACTTCTTAGGACGGGCAGGGCGACAAGGACGAGAAGGTGGGGGTTCGATATATGCGGACTTCTTCCAGCGGGAAGCACCTGTTGTTCATGAGATCCAAAAGCCATCGAACTCTGCACCGTCTGTTTTGGCTGTATCGCCTGGTGGATCTGATGCGCACCATGCAGACGGTTCTTCGGAGAAGGAATTTGCCTGGCTCAGCTCGCAGGGCGTGTATCATGGTCAGCTCCCGTATGTACAAGAGAAAGCGCACCAGCCGTTTGAAGAGTCGCGGATGCTCCCGCGAACCAAGTTTCCAGCTTCTGAGTCTGCACGCGGTGGCAGAAAGCTAATCCAAGATCCTATTACTGCCATGACGTTGACGCAATGGCACATCTTGACCCTCGTCGAAGGAAAGATCGTCGCTGTTAACCGGATGAACGAAGAGCTTGTCTATGAACAATCAGTACTGGAACCAGGGCAGAGTGCCCTGGGGTTGTTGACGGACTCGATGCAGAACACGTTCTGGCTATTCACTGGCCGGGATATTTACGAGATCGCCGTGGACGACGAGGATAGAGATGTTTGGAAGGTATTTCTACAGAGGCAGATGTTTAATGAAGCACTCAAATATGCCCGTGGAAGCGCTCAGAAGGATACCGTTGCGACTGCATCCGGTGACTATCTGGCCAGCAAGGGCCGTTACTTGGAGGCCGCCAAAGAATGGGGCAAGAGTAGCAAGGGATTTGAAGAGGTTTGCTTGACACTGATCAACCGCGGAGAGCATGATGCCTTGCGAAAGTACTTGCTTTCTCAATTGTCGACTTATAAGCGATCTTCGTTGATGCAGAGGATCATGGTCACCAGCTGGCTGGTCGAGGTGTTTATGTCTAAGTTGAATTCCTTAGACGATAATGTCGCCACCAGAGCCGAGCTGGCGGAGGGAGCCAGCGCGGAAGAGATCCGTGAACAGTTGAACAGTGTGCGAACAGAGTTCCAGGACTTTGTGAGCAAGTACAAGGTGGATATGGACCAGAAGACGGTCTACGATATTATCAGCAGCCATGGCCGAGAAGAAGAGCTGCTTTTCTTTGCGGCGGCAGTTAATGACCACAACTATGTTCTTTCGTATTGGATCCAACGCGAGAAATGGAATGATGCGCTCAACGTGCTACAGAGGCAGAGCGATCCCGATGTGTTCTACAAGCACAGCAGTGTTCTCATGACGCACACCGCGACGGGGCTGGTGGACATCCTAATGCGCCAGACAAACCTCGATCCAGAGAAACTGATACCAGCGTTGCTAAACTATAACAAAACCGTCAGCGCACCGCTCAGCCAAAACCAAGCAGTCCGGTACCTCAACTTCATTATCGTCAACTACCCCAAGCCCTCAGCAGCGGTGCACAACACCCTAATATCAATCCACGCATCAAGCACCTCATCCTCAGAGGCCGGTCTCCTCACATACCTTCAATCCCAACCCTCCACACCACCCCCCTATGACGCAGATTTCGCCCTCCGTCTCTGCATCCAAAACCAGCGCGTCCAGTCATGCATCCACATCTACAGCGCAATGGGCCAATACCTCCAAGCCGTCGAACTCGCCCTGAAACATGACGACATAGACCTCGCCGCCATCGTCGCCGACAGACCAGAGGGCAACAACAAACTCCGCAAACGCCTGTGGCTGCTCGTCGCGGAGAAGAAGATCCGCCAACCGGGAACTAGCATCAAAGACGCGATCGAGTTTCTGCGCCGCTGCGAACTCCTCCGCATCGAAGACCTgatccccttcttccccgaCTTCGTAGTCATCGACGACTTCAAGGATGAAATCTGCACCGCATTAGAAGACTACTCCCGCCACATCGACGCTCTCCGCCAGGAAATGGACAACTCCGCACACACAGCGCGACAAATCCGCTCCGAAATCGCCGCCCTGGACACCCGCTATGCGATCGTTGAGCCCGGCGAGAAATGCTGGATCTGTTCATTACCTGTGCTTAGTCGGCAGTTCTTTGTGTTCCCGTGCCAGCATGCGTTCCATAGTGACTGTTTGGGCAAAGAGGTCCTTGAAGGGGCTGGTGGGAAGAAGAAGTACATTCGTGATCTGCAGGCCCAGTTGGCTATGGTTTCTGGGACAAAAAGGGAGGAAATTGTTAGGGAGTTGGATGGGATTGTTGCGGAAGCTTG TATCCTATGTGGTGATCATGCTATCAAGCAGATCGACAAGCCGTTTATTGTTGAGTCAGAGGCGGATGAGTGGGTTCTGTAG
- a CDS encoding Sad1/UNC domain protein (COG:I;~EggNog:ENOG410PJQE;~InterPro:IPR012919,IPR008979;~PFAM:PF07738;~SECRETED:SignalP(1-23);~TransMembrane:1 (o677-694i)), translating into MLAPGWVYWTICALSIGVRNVVGDEGLSKSICPARGETDVQLATVQWPICVEDRWTERETGDSVTSTTTTTVASTATDSPSPGGVDEQAGHEDLDTESPLDNANFLSFEDWKKQNLAKVGQSVENVGGSRRSGAAGKEFRGRPTGINNALDSLGEDTEIELDFGGFGTTQEATAATAKPTPLGTAVQPGSGLGGVADRDRHIEEEHALAHSVPRTGMSRRKDAGTTCKERFNYASFDCAATVLKTNREGMGSSSVLIENKDSYMLNECRAENKFLILELCDDILVDTVVLANYEFFSSIFHTFRVSVSDRYPAKLDQWKELGVYEARNTREVQAFAVENPLIWARYLKIEFLTHYGHEFYCPLSLIRVHGTTMLEEYKHDGDVGRVEDEMDETLEAPAMVEGRVNHAHDFPATSTELDSTASAEAWFNRGKEIETLLLKGPFGMTDMCGVHATSADVAGFEELTQTDDSTTPGINDATSVSSVEDTATTSGTDSASKEAMVDVQKSSGSVNSTSTTLTMVSETTQQNATETDPQKEDTGSSSPEVIRPTTTTTSTTQPPSPNPTTQESFFKSVNKRLQMLESNSTLSLLYIEEQSRILRDAFNKVEKRQLAKTSTFLENLNRTVLDELKQFREQYDQIWKTVLLEFEHQRIHHHQELYAMSGQLGVLADELVFQKRVAVVQSIMVLVCFGLILFSPRGVVGSYIDFPSVQNMVSRSYSMRSSSPTFGSPTMSPSSTRPASSYRHNHSHSHHRRNISEDSENGGLSSPTIAYSPPTPTSPTSDEEREERRDDGGGDGDADTLAMSPVESHVRSRSSPPVLNGCVNDGHADYETVESPASPTSPT; encoded by the coding sequence ATGTTGGCGCCGGGATGGGTTTATTGGACAATATGTGCTTTGTCGATCGGTGTCAGGAATGTCGTTGGTGATGAGGGACTCTCGAAATCGATATGTCCGGCGCGAGGTGAAACGGATGTGCAGCTAGCTACTGTTCAGTGGCCGATCTGTGTTGAGGATCGATGGACGGAGCGAGAAACTGGGGATTCAGTAACATcaacgacgacgacaacggTTGCGTCTACGGCAACAGATTCACCAAGTCCTGGTGGCGTTGATGAACAAGCCGGCCATGAAGACCTTGATACCGAATCGCCACTTGATAATGCAAATTTCCTATCATTCGAGGACTGGAAGAAGCAAAATCTGGCCAAGGTTGGGCAGTCAGTTGAGAATGTGGGAGGAAGTCGGCGATCTGGCGCGGCTGGTAAAGAGTTCCGTGGGAGGCCGACGGGGATAAACAATGCGCTGGATTCGCTAGGTGAAGATACGGAGATTGAATTGGATTTTGGAGGCTTTGGAACGACACAGGAGGCTACTGCGGCGACTGCGAAACCTACGCCTTTGGGTACGGCGGTGCAGCCTGGATCGGGCTTGGGTGGTGTGGCCGATAGAGACAGGCATATTGAGGAAGAACATGCTTTGGCACACAGTGTTCCGCGGACGGGTATGTCGCGACGGAAGGACGCCGGCACGACTTGCAAGGAGCGGTTCAATTATGCCTCGTTTGACTGTGCGGCGACTGTACTTAAGACAAACCGAGAAGGTATGGGGTCGTCGTCGGTTCTGATCGAGAACAAAGACAGCTACATGCTGAATGAGTGCCGGGCTGAGAACAAATTCCTCATTCTCGAGTTGTGCGATGATATCCTTGTTGACACGGTCGTTCTCGCCAACTATGAGTTCTTCAGCTCCATTTTCCACACTTTCCGGGTTAGCGTATCGGATAGGTATCCGGCCAAACTCGATCAGTGGAAGGAATTGGGAGTGTACGAAGCTCGTAATACGCGAGAGGTGCAAGCATTTGCTGTGGAGAACCCGCTGATCTGGGCTCGGTACCTGAAGATTGAGTTCTTGACCCATTATGGCCATGAGTTCTACTGCCCTCTCAGTCTTATCCGTGTACACGGCACCACCATGTTGGAAGAGTACAAGCATGATGGTGATGTTGGACGAGTGGAAGATGAAATGGACGAGACTTTGGAGGCTCCTGCTATGGTAGAGGGGCGTGTGAATCATGCACACGATTTCCCGGCCACGTCGACCGAATTGGATAGTACAGCATCAGCGGAAGCGTGGTTCAATCGCGGAAAGGAAATCGAGACTCTTCTACTAAAAGGGCCATTTGGCATGACTGATATGTGTGGCGTCCATGCGACGTCGGCTGACGTAGCTGGCTTTGAAGAGTTGACCCAGACGGATGATTCTACGACGCCGGGTATTAATGACGCTACATCTGTTTCCAGTGTTGAGGATACGGCTACTACCTCTGGAACTGATTCAGCATCAAAGGAAGCTATGGTGGATGTACAGAAATCATCTGGGTCGGTGAATAGCACATCGACGACGCTTactatggtttctgagacgACTCAGCAAAACGCGACAGAGACCGATCCTCAGAAAGAAGATACCGGTAGTTCGTCGCCAGAGGTGATCCGTCCGACAACCACGACAACATCAACTACACAACCACCATCTCCCAATCCGACAACCCAAGAATCATTTTTCAAATCGGTCAACAAGCGGCTCCAGATGCTAGAGTCAAACTCGACCCTGTCGCTTCTGTACATCGAAGAGCAGTCGCGGATCCTGCGCGATGCGTTCAATAAAGTCGAGAAACGGCAACTCGCGAAGACATCTACTTTCCTGGAGAATTTGAATCGGACTGTCCTGGATGAGCTGAAGCAGTTCCGGGAACAATACGACCAAATATGGAAGACGGTGTTGCTGGAGTTTGAACACCAGCGTATCCACCACCATCAAGAACTGTACGCAATGAGCGGCCAGCTAGGCGTCCTAGCAGATGAGCTTGTCTTTCAGAAGCGGGTTGCAGTGGTCCAGAGCATCATGGTTCTCGTCTGCTTTGGCCTCATCCTTTTCTCGCCCCGGGGTGTCGTGGGAAGCTACATCGACTTCCCCAGTGTGCAAAACATGGTCTCACGATCGTACAGCATGCGGTCCTCATCCCCGACGTTTGGATCCCCGACGATGAGTCCGAGTTCGACGCGACCGGCCTCGTCGTATCGCCATAACCACAGTCACAGCCACCACCGGAGAAACATCTCAGAAGACTCAGAGAATGGCGGACTTTCCAGTCCGACGATTGCGTATTCTCCGCCTACTCCAACTTCCCCGACGTCGGACGAGGAAAGGGAGGAGCGACGTGacgatggtggtggtgatggggaTGCTGATACGTTGGCTATGTCACCGGTGGAATCGCATGTGCGGTCGCGGAGCAGCCCACCTGTTCTGAACGGATGTGTTAATGATGGACATGCTGATTATGAGACTGTGGAATCACCCGCATCGCCTACTTCGCCGACATGA
- a CDS encoding uncharacterized protein (COG:S;~EggNog:ENOG410PMHP), translating into MDYADQFLRQFITYVLTHPAVVRSPPSVQRTLRRELKVFILAHLTHAEDYARFHSESLTVDRTTEFATPRSSYCSGVRSTSADHTSCPYSSHFLSCLIANPGEPAFKEARQRYLAEDMCRHLATMCRQ; encoded by the coding sequence ATGGACTACGCGGACCAATTCCTGCGTCAGTTCATCACCTACGTCCTAACCCATCCTGCTGTCGTCCGCTCTCCTCCGTCTGTCCAGCGCACTCTGCGCCGCGAGCTCAAGGTCTTCATCCTCGCACACCTCACCCACGCCGAAGATTACGCCCGGTTTCACTCTGAGAGTCTTACGGTAGATCGCACGACGGAATTTGCGACGCCGCGCTCCTCCTACTGCTCTGGGGTACGGTCCACGTCGGCCGACCACACCAGCTGCCCGTATTCCTCCCACTTCCTCAGCTGCTTGATCGCCAATCCTGGTGAGCCTGCATTCAAGGAAGCCCGCCAGAGGTATCTGGCAGAGGACATGTGCAGGCATTTGGCTACCATGTGCCGACAGTAA